One region of Salvia miltiorrhiza cultivar Shanhuang (shh) chromosome 3, IMPLAD_Smil_shh, whole genome shotgun sequence genomic DNA includes:
- the LOC131014188 gene encoding 1-aminocyclopropane-1-carboxylate oxidase homolog 12-like, translating to MVASCNVEFDWAKEIKEFDETKAGVKGLVDAGVKEIPRLFVHPQEVLERHPTAKDVAVELPVIDLSGAERGGARRREVVEAISKAAREWGFFSIVKHGIPLETMDAMLECIKIFHELPKEEKIPLYTTERNKPVKWNSNLPAQQNDPACWRDVLNIVYTDDHLEAEEIPSACRKELEEYVKYMIQVRELMAELISEALGLPADYLSKMECMKSQSLSCLYYPACPEPHKTLGAPKHSDTTFLTLLIQDRLGGLQMLRHNQWLDVPPVRGALIANFGDLMQILSNDEFISVEHRVLSQSVGPRISVATFSTPSIRAAGKPFGPIKELLSQDKPAVYRDFMFEDYFQYYKTKGARVESAFDYYRINK from the exons atggtGGCTTCTTGCAACGTGGAGTTCGATTGGGCTAAAGAAATTAAGGAATTCGACGAAACAAAAGCCGGCGTGAAGGGTCTGGTGGATGCCGGAGTGAAGGAGATACCTCGTCTCTTCGTGCATCCGCAGGAGGTGTTGGAGCGCCACCCGACCGCCAAGGACGTGGCGGTGGAGCTGCCGGTGATCGACTTGAGCGGGGCGGAGCGTGGCGGAGCAAGGCGGAGGGAGGTGGTGGAGGCGATCAGTAAGGCGGCAAGAGAATGGGGTTTCTTCAGCATCGTGAAGCATGGGATTCCGTTGGAAACAATGGATGCCATGTTGGAATGTATCAAGATATTCCACGAGCTTCCAAAAGAGGAGAAGATTCCACTCTACACAACAGAGAGAAACAAGCCAGTGAAATGGAACAGCAATCTTCCTGCACAGCAAAACGACCCTGCTTGTTGGAGGGATGTGTTGAATATCGTATACACAGATGATCATCTTGAAGCCGAAGAGATTCCTTCAGCGTGCAGGAAAGAATTGGAGGAGTATGTGAAGTACATGATCCAAGTGAGGGAGTTGATGGCAGAGTTGATCTCAGAAGCGCTGGGTCTCCCCGCCGACTACTTGTCGAAAATGGAGTGCATGAAAAGCCAGTCGCTTTCATGTTTGTATTACCCAGCTTGTCCGGAGCCTCACAAAACCTTAGGAGCGCCAAAGCATTCCGACACCACATTCCTCACATTGCTCATCCAGGATAGGCTGGGCGGTCTGCAGATGCTTCGTCACAATCAATGGCTGGATGTCCCTCCTGTTCGTGGGGCCCTCATTGCCAATTTTGGTGATCTCATGCAG ATTCTTAGCAATGACGAGTTCATCAGCGTCGAGCACAGAGTGCTGTCGCAGTCAGTGGGGCCCAGAATCTCGGTCGCCACATTCTCGACGCCGAGCATCCGAGCCGCGGGGAAGCCGTTTGGTCCGATCAAAGAGCTGCTGTCTCAAGACAAGCCAGCGGTGTATAGAGACTTCATGTTCGAAGACTACTTCCAATACTACAAAACCAAAGGGGCGCGCGTTGAATCCGCCTTCGATTATTACAggattaataaataa